DNA sequence from the Cellulophaga sp. HaHaR_3_176 genome:
AGCAAAAGGAAAAGTATTGTTGTTAGGTAGTGGGGTTGAAAAATGTATAGAAATGCTCTCAGTTAACGGTAATTTTAGTTTTAACACAAAAGTAATTCCTTCATCTAAAGAAATGGCTATGTTGTCATATAAAAAGTTCAAAGAAAACAACTTAGAAAATGTTGCTTACTTTGAACCTTATTATTTAAAAGATTTTGTGCTTCTTAAAAAGAAAAAAGCTTAGATCTATTTATTATATTGTACTACTTGAGGGAATGGTATTTCAATACCTTCCTCATCAAACCTAAGTTTTGTTTGTTCAATTACATTAAAATGGGCATCCCAAAAAAGAGGGTTTTCTGCCCAAAAACGTAAAGTTAAATTTACTGAGCTATCAGCAAGTGCATCAACGTAAACTACTGGTGCGGGCTCTTTTAAAATTTTTTCTTCCTTAGCACAAATATCTAAAAGTATTTCTTTTGCTTTTTTAAGATTAGAGCCATAACCAATACCTATAGTTTGCTTATCTCTTCTCGTGTCTTGAGCATTATAGTTAATAATATTATTGTTTGATAATTGTCCGTTAGGTACTATTGCAATTTGGTTTCCGAAAGTGGTTAATTTAGTAGTAAAAATTGAAATTTCTTTTACTGTGCCATCAACACCTTGTGCGCTAATAAAATCACCAACCTTAAATGGTTTAAATAATAATATTAAAACCCCTCCAGCAAAATTAGCTAATGAACCTTGTAATGCTAAACCAATTGCTAAACCCGCAGCACCAATAATAGCTACTAGAGATGATGATTGTACACCTAATTGCGTAATTACAAGTACAAAAAGCATAATCTTAAGCCCCATACTAATCAGACTTTGTAAAAAAGTCTCTAAAGAAGGGTCGTAATCATGTTTCAAAAAGAATTTTCTAACCAATCGGTTTATAAATTTAATAAGCCACAGACCTATAAAAAAAATCACAATAGCTAAAATTAGGTTTGGCAATGCTTTCCAAATCCAATTAATAGCATTGTCCATATGTTCTTGATAATTTGTAAGTTTCTCCATGCTTTAAACTCTATTACTTTATTTTAATTTTCTTTTCAGTGCAAAGAAAATTAAACCTAATTTAAAAACCTATACAAACTGGTGATTACGGCAAAACTTAACGGAATAGTGTCATTTATTAACAGTTAATTATAATTGGGCATAAAAAAAGCGCATGAAATGCGCTTTTGTATTTTTCAAAAAGTGAAAACTATTTAATTTCGAAAGTGATTTTTACATTAACTCTGTATTCTGAGATTTCCCCATTGTCTACAGAGGCACTTTGTTCATTAATATAAACAGATCGAATATTTTTCACGCTTTTCGAGGCTTGAGAAACAGCTTTTTTGGCTGCATCTTCCCAACTTTTTTCTGAACTAGCTAAAACTTCAATAACTTTTAAAATTGCCATAATGATTTTTTATTTTGTGTTTCCTTAAAGCTAAGAAATTTAAATTTGTTTAAAGAATACTTAATAAAAGATTAACCATTAAGGGCAACTACGTTTTGTACCTGATCTCCCATCATGTTTTTTAACATGTTTTCAATTCCGTTTTTTAAAGTGAATGTAGATGATGGGCA
Encoded proteins:
- a CDS encoding dodecin family protein, translating into MAILKVIEVLASSEKSWEDAAKKAVSQASKSVKNIRSVYINEQSASVDNGEISEYRVNVKITFEIK
- a CDS encoding mechanosensitive ion channel family protein, which produces MEKLTNYQEHMDNAINWIWKALPNLILAIVIFFIGLWLIKFINRLVRKFFLKHDYDPSLETFLQSLISMGLKIMLFVLVITQLGVQSSSLVAIIGAAGLAIGLALQGSLANFAGGVLILLFKPFKVGDFISAQGVDGTVKEISIFTTKLTTFGNQIAIVPNGQLSNNNIINYNAQDTRRDKQTIGIGYGSNLKKAKEILLDICAKEEKILKEPAPVVYVDALADSSVNLTLRFWAENPLFWDAHFNVIEQTKLRFDEEGIEIPFPQVVQYNK